A DNA window from Camelina sativa cultivar DH55 chromosome 17, Cs, whole genome shotgun sequence contains the following coding sequences:
- the LOC104754937 gene encoding uncharacterized protein LOC104754937, with the protein MDQIESTRDQNHKTDKKIMAANMMRPAFAYSVVYVKDVAKSVEFYSRAFGHNVRRLDESHRWGELESGQTTIAFTPLHQHETDDLTGKVQATHSARERAPIELCFCYADVDAAFKRAVENGAVAVSEPEDKEWGQKVGYVRDIDGIVVRIGSHVK; encoded by the exons ATGGATCAGATAGAATCGACTCGAGATCAGAATCATAAGactgacaaaaaaattatggctGCGAATATGATGAGACCGGCGTTTGCTTACTCTGTTGTGTACGTTAAGGACGTCGCTAAATCCGTTGAATTCTACTCCAGAGCTTTTGGTCACAACGTCCGTCGTCTTGATGAGTCTCACAG GTGGGGAGAGCTAGAGAGTGGGCAAACGACGATAGCCTTCACACCGCTTCACCAGCATGAGACCGACGACCTTACTGGAAAGGTTCAGGCTACGCATTCAGCCCGCGAAAGAGCGCCCATCGAACTTTGCTTCTGTTACGCCGATGTTGATGCCGCTTTCAAG AGAGCAGTGGAGAACGGTGCAGTGGCAGTGAGCGAGCCGGAAGACAAAGAATGGGGCCAGAAGGTTGGATACGTGCGAGACATTGACGGCATCGTTGTACGCATTGGAAGCCACGTCAAGTga
- the LOC104754938 gene encoding histone H4 gives MSGRGKGGKGLGKGGAKRHRKVLRDNIQGITKPAIRRLARRGGVKRISGLIYEETRGVLKIFLENVIRDAVTYTEHARRKTVTAMDVVYALKRQGRTLYGFGG, from the coding sequence ATGTCAGGAAGAGGAAAGGGAGGGAAAGGATTGGGAAAGGGAGGAGCCAAGAGGCACAGGAAGGTTCTCAGAGACAACATTCAAGGTATCACCAAGCCCGCCATTCGTCGTCTTGCTCGCAGAGGTGGTGTCAAGCGTATCAGCGGTCTCATCTACGAGGAGACCAGAGGTGTCCTCAAGATCTTTCTCGAGAATGTCATCCGTGACGCCGTCACCTACACTGAGCACGCTAGGAGGAAGACGGTTACCGCCATGGATGTTGTCTACGCCTTGAAGAGGCAAGGCCGCACTCTCTACGGTTTCGGCGGTTAA
- the LOC104759107 gene encoding protein YLS9-like: MAFLLILGLILFIFFLVVRPQLPDVYLNSLSVSNFNVSNNQVSGKWDLQVQIRNPNSKMSLYYDSILCALSYHRASLSDTRLQPFEQGKKDQTVVNATLSVSGTYVEGRLADDIGKERGAKGSVEFDLRIISYVTFRYGAFRRRRYVTVYCDDVAVGVPVRSGSGKMVGSAQRCKTY; this comes from the coding sequence atgGCGTTTCTCCTAATCTTAGGTctcatcctcttcatcttcttcctcgtcgttCGTCCCCAGTTACCAGACGTTTACCTCAACTCCCTCTCCGTCTCCAATTTCAACGTCTCGAACAATCAAGTCTCTGGGAAATGGGATCTTCAGGTCCAGATTCGAAACCCTAATTCGAAGATGTCACTCTACTACGATAGTATCCTCTGCGCTCTGTCTTATCACCGTGCATCTCTCTCTGATACGAGGCTTCAGCCGTTTGAGCAAGGGAAGAAGGATCAAACGGTGGTTAACGCTACGCTCTCTGTTTCGGGTACTTATGTGGAAGGACGCTTGGCTGATGATATTGGGAAAGAGAGAGGTGCCAAGGGAAGTGTTGAGTTTGATTTGAGGATTATCTCTTATGTTACTTTCCGGTACGGTGCTTTCCGGAGGAGGAGATACGTTACTGTGTATTGCGATGATGTTGCTGTTGGTGTTCCTGTGAGGAGTGGTTCAGGGAAGATGGTTGGTTCGGCTCAGAGATGCAAAACTTATTGA